From Kaistella polysaccharea:
TCCGATTATTGCGGTTATCACCAGATATTCAGAATGCGATACGAAGTGGAGAAATCTCCGCAGGCCACGGTCGCGCGTTGGTTAGTATTGATGAACTTGCGCTTCAGCAGAATTTATTTAAAAAGATTTTAGCCGATAATTTAAGTGTTCGCCAAACTGAACAAGAAGCGGCAGGACTTAAAAATCCGAAGACCAGTATTCAAAAAAAAGCTTCTGTTTTACCAAATTATTATAAGAAAGCTGAGAAAAACCTTTCTGATATCTTAGAAGTGAAGGTTGAAATTAAAACTGCAGCAAACGGGAAAAAAGGTAAAATTGTGCTGGATTTTAAAAATGAAGAACAGCTGGAACAAATTCTTTCACATTTTAATTGATGCAAAAATCCATTGTCTTTTTTCTCCTTTTATTTTCCACTTTTATTTTCGCGCAAATCAGCCCGAAGGATACAATTCGTGTAGAAAATTATCCTACGGATTCTGTTTCCACAGTGAAAACGCCGTCTGAGATAGAAGTGTATTCAGATATTAAAACTTCGAATGCTCCACAAAAAGCAATGAAATTTAATCCTACACGAGCTGGTTTATATTCGGCAGTTTTACCAGGTTTAGGGCAATATTATAACAAGAAATACTGGAAAATTCCCATCGTTTGGGGAGCAATTGGAACTGGCGTAGGAATCACACTTTGGAACCAGAAACAATATAACAGATACCGAAATGCTTTTATTGCCGAATTAAATGGTCAGCAACACGAGTTTTCCGACATTCCCGGCGTAACAAAAGAAGTTTTAGGCCGCACGCAAGACCGCGTAAAAAGGCAGCGTGATTACGCAATTGCCGTTACGAGTCTGGTTTACATTTTAAATATTGTTGATGCAGTAGTTGATGCTCACCTTTATGAAGGTAGAAAAGATCCAGATCTTGCGGTGAAGCCTACAATTATCTTCGACGAGTTTGGAAAAGCGAGTTCTAAACCAGGTCTTAGTTTAAGTTATAATTTTTAATTGATTAAAATTGAAAAGCATGAAAATAGCATTAGTTGGTTACGGAAAAATGGGAAAAATCATTGATGAAATTGCAACGCAAAAAGGTCATCAAATTGTTGCGCGCCTCAATGAAACACCATCTGCGGAAA
This genomic window contains:
- a CDS encoding DUF5683 domain-containing protein, encoding MQKSIVFFLLLFSTFIFAQISPKDTIRVENYPTDSVSTVKTPSEIEVYSDIKTSNAPQKAMKFNPTRAGLYSAVLPGLGQYYNKKYWKIPIVWGAIGTGVGITLWNQKQYNRYRNAFIAELNGQQHEFSDIPGVTKEVLGRTQDRVKRQRDYAIAVTSLVYILNIVDAVVDAHLYEGRKDPDLAVKPTIIFDEFGKASSKPGLSLSYNF